The genomic window CTAAGCATCCAGGCCGGCTTGCGCCGTGGCTCACCTGTGATCGATCCGTTCCACGTAAAGGTATTGCACGTGGCCGGCATCGTTGACGAAGAGGTTGAGCGCGAAGCTGATGGCGCTCAGCAGTAAGGCGCCGATCACCGCAGACCAGAAGCCGGTCACGCTGAACCCGCGTACCACTTCGCTGGTGAGCTTGAGCATGGCGCCGTTGATGACCAACGTGAATAAGCCCAGCGTGACCAGATTGATGGGGAACGTGATGAGCAGCACC from Candidatus Binatia bacterium includes these protein-coding regions:
- a CDS encoding phage holin family protein; its protein translation is MRGLIIRWVTTALALWLTSFIVKGIAIEGIGSLFFAAVVLGIFNAVLRPLVLLITFPINLVTLGLFTLVINGAMLKLTSEVVRGFSVTGFWSAVIGALLLSAISFALNLFVNDAGHVQYLYVERIDHR